A stretch of DNA from Micromonospora peucetia:
CCACCTCCAGGCTCACCCCGGCCACCGCCCGGACCGGCCCCCGGCCGCGCGGCTTGTACTCCACCTCGACGTCGCTGATCTCGAGCAGGCTGCCCGATCCGACCGGCTCGTTCATGCCGCCACCTCCAGGTGCGGACGGACCACGCAGGCCACCGACCGGTCGGCGCCGGCGGGGGACAGCGGGGGAGGCGCGGTGCCGCACGACGGCTCGGCGTACCCGCACCGGGGTTGGAACGGACATCCGGGCGGCGCCTGCCCCGGCGCCGGCGGCCCGCCCGGGATGGGACGCAGCGTGCCGACGGCCTGGGTGCCGTGCGGGCGGGCGCCGAGCAGCGCCGCCGTGTACGGGTGGCGCGGCGCGGTGAGCAGCGCCCCGGTGGGGCCGGTCTCCACCACCCGCCCGGCGTAGAAGACGTACCCGCGGGTGGTGAGCGCGCTGAGCACCCCGAGGTCGTGGGTGATGAAGGCGACGGCCAGCCCGGTCTCGGCGCGCAACTGGTCCAGCAGCGCGAGGATGCCGGCCTGCACCGTCACGTCCAGCGCGGTGGTCGGCTCGTCGGCGATCAGCAGCCGGGGGCGGGCGGCGAGGGCGATCGCGATGGCCGCCCGCTGCCGCATGCCGCCGGAGAACTGGTGCGGGTACGCCCGCACCGCCCGCTGCGGGTCGGGGATGCGGACCTGGTCGAGCAGTTCCACCGCCCGCCGGTCCGCCGCGCGCCGATCCAGGCCCAGGTGGACCTGCATGTGTTCGGTCAGTTGCCGGCCCACCGTGAGCATCGGGTGCAGCGCGGCGGTGGGGTCCTGGAAGACCATCGCGATCCCGGCCCCGCGCACCTTCTGCCAGCGCTTCGTGTCCAGGTTGAGCAGTTCGGTCCCGTCGAACCGGGCCGATCCGGTGACCTTGGCGCCGGCGGGCAGCAGCCCGAGCAGGGTCTGCGCGGTGAGGCTCTTGCCGCACCCGCTCTCCCCGGCGATGCCGACCATCTCACCCTCACCGACGGTGAACGACACGTCGTGCAGGATCGGCAGCGGCCCCGTGGGGCCGGGCAGGGTGACGGCCAGGGAGTCGACCTCGAGCAGCGGTCGCATTCTCAACGTCCCTTCGCGTAGCGGGGGTCGATCCGGTCGCGCAGCGCGTCGCCGAGCACGTTGAAGGCCATCACCACGGTGAGGATGGCCAGGCCGGGGAAGACGCTGACCCACCACATGGAGAGGTCCTGCGAGCCGAGCGCCACCATCGAGCCCCACTCGGCGGCCGGCGGGCGGGGACCGAGACCGAGGAAGGACAGCGCGGAGAGCAGCAGCACGGCGTTGCCGAGCTCCAGGGTGGCCAGCACGATCGCCGGCCCCACGCTGTTGGGCAGGACGTCGCGGCGCAGCGCGCGGACCGGCCCGATGCCGAGCAGCCGGGCGGCGCTGAGATAGTCCTCGCCGCGCATGGTCAGCACGGCGCTGCGGATGACCCGGGCGTAGACCGGCCAGGAGACGATGACCAGCGCGAGGACGGCGTTGCGGGTGCTGGGCCCGAACGCGGCGGTCACCGCCATCGCCAGGATGATCTGCGGGAACGCGAAGACCAGGTCCGTCAGGCGCATCAGCGCCTCGTCGACGAACCGGCCCACGTAGCCGGCGACCAGGCCGAGCAGGCCGCCGATCAGCAGGGCGAGCGAGACGATGGCGAGCGCGAGCGGGATCGACAGGCGCGAACCGTGGATCACCCGGCTGAACACGTCCCGGCCGAGGGAGTCGGTGCCGAACCAGTGCGTGCCCGACGGCGGGGCGTACGCGTCCGGGCTCTGCGCCAACGGGTCGTACGGCGCGACGAGCGGGGCGAACAGCGCCGTCAGCAGCCACCCGCCGAGGATGACCAGGGCCACCACGGCGATCGGCTGCCGCCAGATGGGCCGCCCGGTCGAGCGACCGCGCAGCCGGCCCAGCAACCGGCGCCGGGCCAGCGCGTCGGTCGCCTTCGGGTCGGGCGCCACGGGGTCGGGTGTGAGTGTGGTCATGACAGCCGGATCCTCGGGTCGATGAGCCCGTACAGCAGGTCGACGGTGAGGTTGACCAGCGTGTAGACCAGCGCCACGAACAGGCTGACGCCGAGGATCGCGGGCAGGTCCAGCGCCGTCGCGCTGCGGTACGCGTACTGGCCGAGGCCCGGCCAGCCGAAGATGTTCTCCACCAGCACCGTGCCGGAGAGCAACGAGGCGAAGGCCAGACCGGAGACGGTGATCACCGGGACCAGCCCGGCCCGCAGCAGGTGCCGGCGGAACACCACCCGGGCGGGCAGGCCCTTCGCGTACGCGGCCCGGATGTAGTCCTGCTGGAGCACCTCCAGCATGGACGAGCGGACGAACCGGACCAGCATCGCCACGGTCAGGCTGGTCAGCACGAGCACCGGCAGGATCAGGTGCTGGGCGGCGTCCCAGGCGACGTCCCACTGCCCGGCGACGGCGGCGTCGACCGTGTACATCCCGGTCACCGTCGGCGGTGGGCTGAAGTCGGTGGAGAGCCGGCCGCCGCTGGGCGCGAGGCCGAGTTGGTAGAAGAACACGTAGAGCACGACGAGCGACAGCCAGAACGGCGGGGTGGAGAGGCCGAGCAGCGCGCCGACGCGGATCAGCTGGTCGGTGATCCGGCCGTTGCGGACGGCGGCGAGCATGCCGATCCCGGTGCCGATCAGCAGCGCCAGCACCATGGTGGGGATGGCCAGTTCCATGGTCGCCGGCACGTACTGGAACAGGTCGTCCGTGACGGTCCGGCCGGTCTGCTGGGAGATCCCGAGGTCACCCGTCAGCAAGTTGCCCAGGTACTGGAAGTACTGCACGTACAGCGGCTGGTCCAGGCCCCACTTCTCGCGGAACGCGGCCACCGTCGCCGGGTCGTTGAGCGCCTGGTCGGAGAGGTTGGCCGTGACCGGGTCGCCGGGCACCACCGTGACCAGGCCGAACGTCACGATCGTGACGCCCAGCAGCAGGCCGGCGGTGATGGCCACCCGCTTGACCAGGAACAGCAGCAGTGAGCGGTGCGGCCGGGGCCGGGACACGGTCGTGGTGACCGTGCCCGGCTCGGCGTCGTCGACTGTCGTCGTCATGGAGTGACTACTTCCGGCCCACCGAGGCGAGGTCGACCTGCCAACCGGCGGCGGTGTAGTCCGTGCCGGTCAGGTCGCCGCTCGCCACCACGGTGGAGGAGTTGCTGGCCAGGACGAGGTACGGCGAGGCGGCGTTCATCGCCCGCTGCCAGTCCTGCATGGCGGTGGCCCGGGCGGCCAGGTCGAGGGTCTCGGTGACCTTCTTGCCGGCGGCCACGACGGCCGGGTCGGCCCGCTCCACCGTCCAGCCCGAGCGCAGCGCGGTGGCCTGGCCGGGGGACATGTTGTTGATCAGCGAGTCGGCGACCGGGTAGTTGAGGCTCTGCGGGGTGAATCCGAGGGCCATCTTGCCCGTACGCATCTCGTCGAGGAACGTGGTCAGCGGCTGCGGGGTCAGCTCCAGCTTGATGCCGGCCTCGGCGGCGTCGCCCTGCACCTTGGTTGCCACCGTGCCCAGGTCGACCCCCTTGTAGGTGATGGCCGGGTAGTTGAACTTGACCGTGGGGTTGGTCAGGCCCGCCTCGGTGAGCAACGCCTTGGCCTTCGCCACGTCACGCTTCGACTCCTCACCGGCGGGCAGCGCGCCCGGGTAGGCGGGGGCCACCAGCCCGGCGCCGGGGGCGGCGCCCTTGCCGTACAGCCCGGCGATGCCCTGGTAGTCGATGGCGGCGCGCAGCGCCTGGTTGAACTTCGGGTTCGCGGTCACCCCGGAAACGGCCGGGTCGGCGTTGAGGAAGAGGAAGTAGACGGTGTCCTGCATGGCGGAGGTCTTCAGCGTGTCCGGCAACCCCTCCAGCAGCTTGCCGGAGATGTCCAGCGCGATCTCCGAGCCGCCGGCCCGCTGCATGGTCAGCTTCTGGGTCTGCACGTCCATGTTGCGCAGCACGACCCGGCTGAACTCGGGCTTGGTGCCCCAGTAGTTGGGGTTGGCCTCCAGCACCACCTGCGACGACGGGTCGTACGACTTCAGCACGTACGGGCCGCTGCCGATCGAGTTGGTGTCGAGGTACTGCTGCGCGGTGTCGCTCTTCGCGGCGTCGGCGGCGTCCGTCGCGCCGTGCTCCTTGGCGACCTTGGAGTTGACCACCCCGGTCGACGGCATCGAGAGCACCACCGGGATGTTCGGGTCGGCGGTCGCCGAGGTGACCACCACGGTCCGCTCGTCGGTCTTGGCGACCGTGAGGCCGCTGACCATGACCGCCGGGCTGGCCTTGACGTTCTTCAGCCGGTTGAGGGAGAAGACCACGTCGTCGGCGGTCAGCGCGGTGCCGTCGGAGAACTTCACGCCCTCGCGCAGCTTGAAGGTGAAGGTCTTCGCGTCGGCGGAGGCCTCGTACGACTCGGCCAGTGCCGGGACCGGCTTGCTGACGTCCGAGCCCTTGAAGGTCAGCAGGGTGTCGTAGAGGGAGTGCACGGCGGTGAGGCCGGTCGCCTCGTAGATCCGGCCGGGGTCGAGGGTCTTGAGGACGAACGAGGTGTTGACGGTGAGGGTCTTTGCCGAACCACCGTTACCGTTTCCTCCGCTGCCGCCCGCGCTGCACGCGGTGCTGGAGGCTATGACCAGCGCCGCCAGAGCGATCGCTCCGACGCGGAGCCGGCGAGGGGACACCGACATGCTGTTCCTACCTTCGTATGGACCGGCCCGTGCGAGACGGGCTCTGGGGGGTTGTCGTGCCCGGCGTCGCCGGTGACGCCGCGGCCGGGCCGCTGGTGCCAACCGATGGCGGCCCGCGGGGCTTCGCCCGGACACCGTCATGAGGTTGGATGTGTCCGGACGGAACTCCTGTCCGGTTCGTGCCCCGACGTCGCTTGTCTAGTTGCACCAAACACGTTCGCCTTGTGTTTGACCATGCTAGACAGCAGCGTATAGTTACGTCAAACATTTCTAGCCACACTGTTTTGGAACGAGGAAAGACGCATGCTCGGTGACCAGCTCCGCGACCTGCGCCAGCAGCACTCCCTGACGCTGCGCCAGCTCGCGGCCGCGGCCGACGTGTCACCCGCCCTGCTCAGCCAGATCGAGAATGGCGCGACAGACCCCAGCTTGGCCACTCTGCGTAAGCTCGCCAGGGTCTTCGACACCTCCATCGCGGCGCTCTTCTCCGAGCCGGACGCACCGCTGGTGCACATCAGCCGGCCCGGCTCGCGGACCCGGCTCGCCGCACCCCCCGGGCAGATCGCCTACGACCGGCTCACCCCGGGGCGGGGCGACCTGGAGGTGCTCGAAGCCGAGCTGGCACCCGGCGACGCCAGCTCCGCCGAGCCGTGGGCGCACCCCTCGACCGAGTGCGCGATCGCCGTCATCGGCGAGGTCGTCGCCGAGATCGGTGGCGAGAAGCACGTGCTGAGTACCGGCGAGGCGATCACCTTCGACTCCCGACTGCCCCACCTCTACCGCAACGCCAGCGACCAGCGAGCCCGGCTCATCATCGCGGTCACCCCGCCGACCCCCTGACCCCACCCGGCACGTCACCCGGCCCGCGTCGCGCACGTGGGCGGTACGACGCCGCCCGTCGAAAGGACCAGAAGTGGACCGTGACAGCGTCGACTGGTTCGGCTATCTCCCGGCCGTCACCACCCCGTTCACCGCCACCGGCGAGCTGGACCTCGCCGCCTGGCGGGTCCAACTGGACTGGCTCGCCGCCGAGCGGCTGCACGGGCTCATCGTCGGGGGCACCACGGGCGAATGGTTCAGCCTCACCGAACAGGAGCGCGCCGTGCTGTTCCGGACGGCCGCCGAACAGGTCGGCGACCGGCTCACGGTGCTCGGCGGCTGCAACGCGTACACGCCGGCCGAGGCGATCCGGCACGCCCAGGCCGCCCAGGACGCCGGCCTGCACGGCATCCTGCTCACCCCGCCGCCGTACGTGGTGCCCACCCGGTCGGAGGTCGTGGCCTTCTACCGGGCCGTCTCCGAGGCGGTGGACCTGCCGCTCTGCGTCTACAACTGGCCGCGCGGCACGGGCGTCGACCTGGACGCCGACCTGCTGCTGGAGCTGAGCGAGCTGGACACCGTGGTGGCGGTCAAGAACTCCACCCCGGACTTCGGCGGATTCGTCCGCGGCCTCGTCGCCCTGCGGCACCGGGTGCGCTACTTCGGCATCCCCACCAACGAGGTGGGCATCGAGCTGATGACCACGATCGGCGGCGACGGGCTGATGGGAGCCGGCGCCGTCCTCGGCGCCGACCACCCCGACTTCTTCCGTGCCCTGCGCGCCGGGGACCTCGACCGGGCCCGGGTGCTCGGCGCCCGCGACCGGGTGATCATGGAGGACTGGTTCGGGCCGGACTACGGCGCCCGGTTCGGCAACGCCCAGGCGATCATGAAGTACGCGCTCACCCTGCGCGGCGTACCGGCCGGTCATGTCCGCGCTCCACTGCTCCCGCTGACCCCCGCCGAACAGGACCGCGTCCGGGCCACCATGACCCAGCTCGACCTGCTCCCATGACTACGTACGACACGGCGGTCATCGGCGGCGGCCTGCTCGGCTGCGCGACCGCCTGGCACCTGGCCCGTGCCGGCAACCGGGTCCTGCTCGTCGAGAAGGACCAGGTCAACCGGCACGCCTCCGGGCAGAACGCGGGCAGCCTGCACTTCCAGCTCGAGTTCCGGATGGTCGAGCACGGCGACGACGCGGCCCGTGCGGCGGCCCGCGCGCTCCCGCTGCACCTGGACGCCATGCGGGCCTGGGCCACCGTCGAGGACGAGCTCGGTGAGCGGTGCGGGGTGTCCCGCACCGGCGGGTTGATGCTCGCCGAGACCCCGGGGGAGATCGCCGTGCTGGATCGGAAGGCGGCCCTGGAACGCGAGTACGGCCTCGACGTCGCCGTGCTCTCCGGCCCGGAGCTGCGCCGGTTCGCGCCGTATCTGGCGGACACCGTGCTCGCCGCCGGTCACGTGCCGGGCGAGGGCAAGGCCAACCCCCGGCTGGTCACCCCGGCACTGGCCCGGGCCGCCGGCCGGTACGGCGCCGTGCTGCGCACCGGCTGCCGGGTCACCGGGCTGCACCGGCGCGGCCGGCGCTGGGAACTGCGCACCGGGATCGGGCCCGGGGACACCGCCGGCGAGACCCATCTGGCTGACACGGTGGTGCTCGCCGGCGGGGTCTGGACCGCCGAGTTGGCCGCGATGGCCGACGTCCGGCTGCCGGTCTTCCCGGTCGGGCTGACGATGAGCGCCACCGCCCGCAGCCAGCCGTTCCTGCCGCACCTGATCCAGCACGTCGGCCGCCGGCTGTCGATGAAGCAGACCGAGGACGGCAACGTGCTGATCGGTGGCGGATGGCCGGCCAAGCTGGTCAGCCGGGCCGGACGGGTCGACCTGGAGACCAACCCGGAGCTGCGGTACGAGTCGCTGGTCGGCAACGCCGACGCCGCCCGGGTGGTCCCGGCGGTGTTCGACCTGCCGGTGATCCGGACCTGGACGGGCATGACCACGCTCACCCCGGACCACCTGCCGCTGATCGGTGCGGTCCCGCGCCGGCCCGGACTGTTCGTCGCCACCGGCGGCTCGGCCTTCACCCTCGGCCTCACCTACGCCCGGCTGCTCGCCGGCATGGTCGTGACCGGCCAGCCCGACCGGTCGATCGAGGACTACTCACCCGCCCGTTTCGGAGCGCTGAACTTTGTCTGAACACCGCCCGTCGCACCCTGCGGACGCGCCGAGGCGCACCCCGATGGGCCGACCCGCGCCGGTCACCATCGAGGTCGACGGGCGGCCGGTTGCCGCCCACCCGGGCGAGTCGCTGGCCACCGCGCTGCTCGCCGCCGGTGAACGGGCCGTCGGCACCACGCGCGGCGGCGCGCGGCGGGCGCCCTACTGCAACATGGGGATCTGCTTCGAGTGCGTCGTCACCGTGGACGACCTGCCCTGCCAGCGGTCCTGTCTGGTCCGGGTACGGGCCGACATGCGGGTCCGCACGGCGGCGCCCCGATGAGCGCGCCCGACGTGGTGGTGGTCGGCGCCGGCCCGGCCGGGCTGGCCGCCGCCGCCATCCTGGGCCGGCACGGCGCCGCCGTCACCGTCGTCGACGAGCAGGAACAGCCGGGCGGGCAGATCTACCGCCAACCACCCGCCGGGTTCACGCCGCCGGCCGGATCGTCCTCCGCAGGTCGGGCGCTGCTGGCCGAGGCCACCGCCGCTGCCGGCGTCCGGTGGCTCGCCGACACCACGGTGTGGGGCGTCCTCGGCACCCGGGCCGGCCTCGACGGGTACGCCGGCGACCAGCCCGCGCCGGGCCGCTACCGGGTCGCCACGCACGGGCCGGCCGGGGTCCGCCTGCTCGAACCCCGGGCGGTGCTGCTCACCGCCGGCGCGTACGACCTGCCGGTGCCGTTCCCGGGCTGGACCCTGCCGGG
This window harbors:
- a CDS encoding ABC transporter ATP-binding protein is translated as MRPLLEVDSLAVTLPGPTGPLPILHDVSFTVGEGEMVGIAGESGCGKSLTAQTLLGLLPAGAKVTGSARFDGTELLNLDTKRWQKVRGAGIAMVFQDPTAALHPMLTVGRQLTEHMQVHLGLDRRAADRRAVELLDQVRIPDPQRAVRAYPHQFSGGMRQRAAIAIALAARPRLLIADEPTTALDVTVQAGILALLDQLRAETGLAVAFITHDLGVLSALTTRGYVFYAGRVVETGPTGALLTAPRHPYTAALLGARPHGTQAVGTLRPIPGGPPAPGQAPPGCPFQPRCGYAEPSCGTAPPPLSPAGADRSVACVVRPHLEVAA
- a CDS encoding ABC transporter permease — encoded protein: MTTLTPDPVAPDPKATDALARRRLLGRLRGRSTGRPIWRQPIAVVALVILGGWLLTALFAPLVAPYDPLAQSPDAYAPPSGTHWFGTDSLGRDVFSRVIHGSRLSIPLALAIVSLALLIGGLLGLVAGYVGRFVDEALMRLTDLVFAFPQIILAMAVTAAFGPSTRNAVLALVIVSWPVYARVIRSAVLTMRGEDYLSAARLLGIGPVRALRRDVLPNSVGPAIVLATLELGNAVLLLSALSFLGLGPRPPAAEWGSMVALGSQDLSMWWVSVFPGLAILTVVMAFNVLGDALRDRIDPRYAKGR
- a CDS encoding ABC transporter permease, which codes for MTTTVDDAEPGTVTTTVSRPRPHRSLLLFLVKRVAITAGLLLGVTIVTFGLVTVVPGDPVTANLSDQALNDPATVAAFREKWGLDQPLYVQYFQYLGNLLTGDLGISQQTGRTVTDDLFQYVPATMELAIPTMVLALLIGTGIGMLAAVRNGRITDQLIRVGALLGLSTPPFWLSLVVLYVFFYQLGLAPSGGRLSTDFSPPPTVTGMYTVDAAVAGQWDVAWDAAQHLILPVLVLTSLTVAMLVRFVRSSMLEVLQQDYIRAAYAKGLPARVVFRRHLLRAGLVPVITVSGLAFASLLSGTVLVENIFGWPGLGQYAYRSATALDLPAILGVSLFVALVYTLVNLTVDLLYGLIDPRIRLS
- a CDS encoding ABC transporter substrate-binding protein, coding for MSVSPRRLRVGAIALAALVIASSTACSAGGSGGNGNGGSAKTLTVNTSFVLKTLDPGRIYEATGLTAVHSLYDTLLTFKGSDVSKPVPALAESYEASADAKTFTFKLREGVKFSDGTALTADDVVFSLNRLKNVKASPAVMVSGLTVAKTDERTVVVTSATADPNIPVVLSMPSTGVVNSKVAKEHGATDAADAAKSDTAQQYLDTNSIGSGPYVLKSYDPSSQVVLEANPNYWGTKPEFSRVVLRNMDVQTQKLTMQRAGGSEIALDISGKLLEGLPDTLKTSAMQDTVYFLFLNADPAVSGVTANPKFNQALRAAIDYQGIAGLYGKGAAPGAGLVAPAYPGALPAGEESKRDVAKAKALLTEAGLTNPTVKFNYPAITYKGVDLGTVATKVQGDAAEAGIKLELTPQPLTTFLDEMRTGKMALGFTPQSLNYPVADSLINNMSPGQATALRSGWTVERADPAVVAAGKKVTETLDLAARATAMQDWQRAMNAASPYLVLASNSSTVVASGDLTGTDYTAAGWQVDLASVGRK
- a CDS encoding helix-turn-helix domain-containing protein, with product MLGDQLRDLRQQHSLTLRQLAAAADVSPALLSQIENGATDPSLATLRKLARVFDTSIAALFSEPDAPLVHISRPGSRTRLAAPPGQIAYDRLTPGRGDLEVLEAELAPGDASSAEPWAHPSTECAIAVIGEVVAEIGGEKHVLSTGEAITFDSRLPHLYRNASDQRARLIIAVTPPTP
- a CDS encoding dihydrodipicolinate synthase family protein, producing MDRDSVDWFGYLPAVTTPFTATGELDLAAWRVQLDWLAAERLHGLIVGGTTGEWFSLTEQERAVLFRTAAEQVGDRLTVLGGCNAYTPAEAIRHAQAAQDAGLHGILLTPPPYVVPTRSEVVAFYRAVSEAVDLPLCVYNWPRGTGVDLDADLLLELSELDTVVAVKNSTPDFGGFVRGLVALRHRVRYFGIPTNEVGIELMTTIGGDGLMGAGAVLGADHPDFFRALRAGDLDRARVLGARDRVIMEDWFGPDYGARFGNAQAIMKYALTLRGVPAGHVRAPLLPLTPAEQDRVRATMTQLDLLP
- a CDS encoding NAD(P)/FAD-dependent oxidoreductase gives rise to the protein MTTYDTAVIGGGLLGCATAWHLARAGNRVLLVEKDQVNRHASGQNAGSLHFQLEFRMVEHGDDAARAAARALPLHLDAMRAWATVEDELGERCGVSRTGGLMLAETPGEIAVLDRKAALEREYGLDVAVLSGPELRRFAPYLADTVLAAGHVPGEGKANPRLVTPALARAAGRYGAVLRTGCRVTGLHRRGRRWELRTGIGPGDTAGETHLADTVVLAGGVWTAELAAMADVRLPVFPVGLTMSATARSQPFLPHLIQHVGRRLSMKQTEDGNVLIGGGWPAKLVSRAGRVDLETNPELRYESLVGNADAARVVPAVFDLPVIRTWTGMTTLTPDHLPLIGAVPRRPGLFVATGGSAFTLGLTYARLLAGMVVTGQPDRSIEDYSPARFGALNFV
- a CDS encoding (2Fe-2S)-binding protein yields the protein MGRPAPVTIEVDGRPVAAHPGESLATALLAAGERAVGTTRGGARRAPYCNMGICFECVVTVDDLPCQRSCLVRVRADMRVRTAAPR